From a single Fusobacterium ulcerans ATCC 49185 genomic region:
- a CDS encoding GNAT family N-acetyltransferase produces the protein MDKYVIRKGTAGDLDELEKLYDSLNDYLEQNINYPGWRKGLYPVRENAADGIKNENLYVIEINEQIAGTLILSHEPEKAYNKALWKTENNYENIIVIRTFAVHPKFMKNNAGFSLMKFAEKFGKENGMKSIRLDVAIQNTPAISLYEKLGYEYIDTVDLDLNISWLKWFKLYELLL, from the coding sequence ATGGATAAATATGTTATTAGAAAAGGAACTGCAGGTGATTTAGATGAATTAGAAAAACTATATGATTCTTTGAATGACTATCTGGAACAGAATATTAATTATCCTGGCTGGAGAAAAGGATTGTATCCAGTCAGAGAAAATGCTGCTGATGGAATAAAAAATGAAAATTTATATGTAATAGAAATAAATGAACAGATTGCAGGAACTCTTATATTGAGCCATGAACCTGAAAAAGCTTATAATAAAGCTCTCTGGAAAACTGAAAATAATTATGAAAATATCATAGTTATACGAACTTTTGCTGTCCATCCAAAATTTATGAAAAATAATGCTGGATTTTCTCTTATGAAGTTTGCAGAAAAATTTGGAAAAGAAAATGGAATGAAATCTATCCGTTTAGATGTTGCCATTCAAAATACACCTGCCATATCCTTATATGAAAAATTAGGATATGAGTATATTGATACTGTAGATTTAGATCTCAATATATCTTGGCTGAAATGGTTTAAATTATATGAACTTCTCTTGTAA
- a CDS encoding efflux RND transporter periplasmic adaptor subunit: MKNRRIKSMILIAASILLISSCGKQQEEEIIIRPVKIIEIKNSDSIEYFSFSGITTPSKETILSFKIAGPLESMNLTQGQIIKKDEILAKMDSRDYKINLEVYKKKYEATKASADNAVLQYDRAEKLYKADAMTKKNFDAATAQKKAAVSLLKEAQQGVENAQNKLKDTELRAPFSGYISKKFADAGSVVNAGTPVVSLSADENPEVTISVAIKDTDILKNAVSFIFVPNDSEKKYELKLKEIGKNPEFSKLTYPATFELLDGKDIRMGMSGKVIASIKRDESSPIIIPASALFEDNGSKVYIYDNGVAKARKVKIGNLYPDGNIVILEGLNKNDKVITAGVNTIIDGEKVKLIPEESHTNVGNVL; this comes from the coding sequence ATGAAAAATAGAAGAATAAAATCAATGATTTTGATTGCTGCTTCTATCTTGTTAATTTCTTCATGTGGAAAACAGCAAGAAGAAGAAATAATAATTCGTCCTGTAAAAATCATAGAAATAAAAAATTCTGATAGCATTGAATATTTTTCTTTTTCTGGAATAACTACTCCAAGTAAAGAAACAATTCTATCTTTTAAAATTGCAGGGCCATTGGAAAGTATGAATCTCACTCAGGGGCAAATAATAAAAAAAGATGAGATACTGGCTAAAATGGACAGCAGAGATTATAAAATAAATCTGGAAGTATACAAGAAAAAATATGAAGCTACAAAAGCTTCAGCTGATAACGCAGTTCTTCAATATGACAGAGCTGAAAAACTCTATAAAGCAGATGCTATGACAAAAAAGAATTTTGATGCAGCAACTGCTCAGAAAAAAGCTGCTGTTTCTCTTTTAAAAGAAGCACAGCAGGGAGTAGAAAATGCTCAAAATAAATTAAAGGATACTGAGCTTAGAGCTCCATTTTCTGGATATATTTCTAAAAAATTTGCTGATGCAGGAAGCGTTGTAAATGCTGGAACACCTGTAGTTTCTCTTTCAGCTGATGAAAATCCAGAAGTAACAATCAGTGTTGCTATTAAAGATACTGATATTTTAAAAAATGCTGTATCATTTATTTTTGTTCCAAATGACAGTGAAAAAAAATATGAATTAAAACTTAAAGAAATTGGAAAAAATCCTGAATTTTCAAAATTGACTTATCCTGCTACTTTTGAATTATTAGATGGAAAAGATATCAGAATGGGAATGAGTGGAAAAGTTATAGCTTCTATAAAAAGAGATGAATCCTCACCTATTATTATTCCTGCATCTGCCCTTTTTGAAGATAACGGAAGTAAAGTATATATTTATGATAATGGTGTAGCAAAAGCAAGAAAAGTTAAAATAGGCAATCTCTATCCTGATGGAAATATAGTAATTCTAGAAGGACTAAATAAAAATGACAAAGTTATCACTGCTGGTGTTAATACTATCATTGATGGAGAAAAGGTAAAACTTATTCCAGAAGAAAGTCATACTAATGTTGGAAATGTCTTATAA
- a CDS encoding BglG family transcription antiterminator, translating to MFIDNKKIVLLNHLNEDIEKVSEILGISERTIRYRIEDLNEFFIDEKIDYKIVIESRIIKGFGNLEEVIKELEDKNYNFSKSERMEIIFLFLLISSNGCKADEICNLVDISRSTFKIDMRFVRQEFEKKKLKVISKANKGLIIVGHEIIIRKLLLEKLKKIFEIENKKLKFFEKISSYEVNIIKNYISSKNIQTVTQYLEKLKIVLNKKISDEAYQILMIYLLIVIKRVENNLTLEKNLQNQEFIKSTYDFEIVKSNIFILENNENIKMNELEIVKITEFLLGAHTYNFKYSFYENWIYIEKMADDLIKKVSEKINLNILKDNTLRDGLINHLIPTIYRLKNDIELENSIHREIIEQYPILYNEVKTALKKIEDFIGKEFSENETSFFVVHFVLSIKRMAEKSEEKKKILIVCGLGYGTSNLLKQEMEELFDIEIKDLVPLNNLKNIDTSEIDFIITTTDIKKLEVNIPIVKVNSILTKENITDLLTVGIKNRKNRVNIPEIMEIIKKYSSIENEEELEKILAGYFENIENKEIEKFIDLSLKDILPLKNIKITKNTTTWEDAIFEAGKILYDNGYIKEKYIFEMIEKIKELGLYMMIGEAIILPHADIGENVIKTGISYLQLIEPVKIGDEMEIKHIFALASCDKNEHIKGLLELKKNIDENNLKEILEKCSTSEEIFNIIENISK from the coding sequence ATGTTTATAGATAATAAAAAAATTGTATTATTAAATCATTTAAATGAGGATATAGAAAAAGTCTCTGAAATTCTTGGCATATCTGAAAGAACCATAAGATATCGTATAGAAGATTTGAATGAGTTTTTTATTGATGAAAAAATTGATTATAAAATAGTTATAGAAAGCAGAATAATAAAAGGGTTTGGAAATCTTGAAGAAGTGATAAAAGAACTTGAAGATAAAAATTATAATTTCTCAAAATCAGAAAGAATGGAAATAATATTTTTATTTTTATTAATTTCGAGTAATGGATGCAAAGCAGATGAAATATGCAATTTGGTTGATATAAGTAGAAGTACATTTAAAATTGATATGAGATTTGTAAGACAGGAATTTGAAAAAAAGAAATTGAAAGTAATCTCTAAGGCTAATAAAGGTCTTATAATTGTAGGACATGAAATTATTATTAGAAAGCTTTTATTAGAAAAACTAAAAAAAATTTTTGAAATAGAAAATAAAAAATTAAAATTTTTTGAAAAAATAAGCAGCTATGAAGTCAACATAATAAAAAATTATATAAGCTCAAAAAATATTCAAACAGTAACACAGTATCTGGAAAAATTAAAGATAGTTTTAAATAAAAAAATTTCAGATGAAGCCTATCAAATTCTTATGATTTATCTCCTTATAGTAATTAAAAGAGTGGAAAATAACTTAACATTAGAAAAAAATTTACAGAATCAAGAATTTATAAAATCAACTTATGATTTTGAAATTGTTAAAAGCAATATTTTTATCTTAGAAAATAATGAGAATATTAAAATGAATGAATTAGAAATTGTTAAAATAACTGAATTTCTCCTAGGAGCACATACCTATAATTTTAAATACTCATTTTATGAAAACTGGATTTATATTGAGAAAATGGCAGATGATCTTATTAAAAAGGTAAGTGAAAAAATAAATTTGAATATATTAAAAGACAATACTTTAAGAGATGGATTGATAAATCACCTTATACCTACAATATACAGATTAAAAAATGATATAGAGCTTGAAAATTCAATTCATAGAGAAATCATAGAACAATATCCAATTCTATATAATGAAGTTAAAACAGCATTAAAAAAAATAGAGGATTTTATAGGAAAAGAGTTTTCTGAAAATGAAACATCATTTTTTGTAGTTCATTTTGTACTTTCCATAAAAAGGATGGCTGAAAAATCAGAAGAAAAGAAAAAAATTTTGATAGTATGCGGATTGGGATATGGAACATCTAATCTTTTAAAACAGGAAATGGAAGAGCTTTTTGATATTGAAATAAAAGATTTGGTTCCTTTGAATAATTTAAAGAATATTGATACAAGTGAAATTGATTTTATAATCACAACAACAGATATAAAAAAATTAGAGGTAAATATACCAATAGTTAAGGTAAATTCAATTCTTACAAAAGAAAATATAACTGACTTATTAACAGTTGGAATAAAGAATCGAAAAAACAGAGTAAATATTCCAGAAATAATGGAAATAATTAAAAAATATTCTAGTATAGAGAACGAGGAAGAATTAGAAAAAATTCTGGCAGGTTATTTTGAAAATATTGAAAACAAGGAGATAGAAAAATTTATAGACCTTTCACTAAAAGATATTCTTCCTTTGAAAAATATCAAAATAACAAAAAATACTACAACATGGGAAGATGCCATATTTGAAGCAGGAAAAATACTTTATGACAATGGCTACATAAAAGAAAAATATATTTTTGAAATGATAGAAAAAATAAAAGAACTTGGTCTATATATGATGATAGGAGAAGCTATAATTCTACCTCATGCAGATATTGGAGAAAATGTTATTAAAACAGGAATTAGCTATCTGCAATTAATAGAACCAGTAAAGATTGGAGATGAAATGGAAATAAAGCATATTTTTGCTCTGGCAAGCTGTGATAAGAATGAACATATAAAAGGTCTGCTTGAACTAAAAAAGAATATTGATGAAAATAACCTGAAAGAAATTTTAGAAAAATGCAGTACATCAGAAGAAATTTTTAACATAATTGAAAATATTAGTAAATAA
- a CDS encoding toxin-antitoxin system YwqK family antitoxin, producing the protein MKTREVEFYQKQLMDGLAYVLGENDPFSGNFIYRYRDGEIKTIEPYVNGLKEGTEIKFYENGQIKESIDFEAGHISGDSIQYYENGQMKEYMGFQNDRMDGEWVKYYEDGSVKTRGFFKNGKLNGNKITYYPNGAIKELASFKDNLLHGRYETYFENGEIEVSENFSNGLLEGEAIYYYENGEVKIKEEYKLHVKNGKYVRYYENGIINAVGNFKEGQLNGDWSMFYENGKLLGTASFKEGEITKDDDE; encoded by the coding sequence ATGAAAACTAGGGAAGTGGAATTTTACCAGAAACAATTAATGGATGGACTAGCTTATGTCTTAGGCGAAAATGATCCTTTCTCTGGAAATTTTATATACAGATATCGTGATGGTGAAATTAAAACAATTGAGCCTTATGTAAACGGTCTTAAAGAAGGAACTGAAATAAAATTTTATGAAAATGGTCAGATAAAAGAGTCGATAGATTTCGAAGCTGGACATATTTCTGGTGATTCTATTCAATATTATGAAAATGGTCAAATGAAAGAATATATGGGATTTCAAAATGATAGAATGGATGGGGAATGGGTAAAATATTATGAAGATGGTTCTGTTAAAACAAGAGGATTCTTTAAAAATGGTAAACTTAATGGAAACAAAATCACTTATTACCCTAATGGTGCAATAAAGGAATTAGCTTCATTTAAAGATAATCTGCTTCATGGAAGATATGAAACATACTTTGAAAATGGCGAAATAGAAGTTAGTGAGAATTTTTCCAATGGACTTCTTGAAGGAGAAGCTATCTACTATTATGAAAATGGCGAAGTAAAAATAAAAGAGGAATATAAACTTCATGTAAAAAATGGTAAATATGTAAGATATTATGAAAATGGAATCATTAATGCTGTGGGAAATTTTAAAGAAGGACAGCTTAATGGTGACTGGAGTATGTTTTATGAAAATGGTAAACTTTTAGGTACTGCTTCTTTTAAAGAAGGAGAAATAACAAAAGATGATGATGAATAA
- a CDS encoding TolC family protein, with translation MKNLILAVYSILIAGCSALNTSDKNAELLDNLSLKEKESKEYIKQYNNILTLETALKLSVDRNLDLKVKIIEEEIAKLDKRIAFGNFLPKISLGYSYTMLNNKVMGEALDTGIPALPGFPAALEGRLLDKSFSLFNVNAQMPIFVPSTWFLYSARQKGENISVLTRELTEKMIKLQTIGEYYYILALESEREYLSKELASAQELNKNAKVALETESILKWEYEGTEQMVKIKEHALKQNKRDLQSAKISLMNTLNLYPFLDIQLQKPSPFTENNISMEEAVYESLKNSDFIKIRDTAVDMNEDAVKIAVTNFLPKIVLTGGYINTSNEALADPDFFMGTLGGFFSIFNGFQNVNEYKKARKNQEISFIRKEQEIMKVIFETVNAYNVLESSKEERDIASKNYIVNKGRFEQKKAEKEVGAIDNWEYIKALADYEQALSIKEKTEYKYQISLSSLNMLMGKSIFTKGEKIYEK, from the coding sequence TTGAAAAATTTAATCTTAGCAGTTTACTCTATTTTAATAGCAGGTTGTTCTGCTCTTAATACCTCTGATAAAAATGCTGAATTACTTGATAATCTCTCATTAAAAGAAAAGGAAAGCAAGGAATATATAAAACAATATAATAACATCCTTACTTTAGAAACAGCTTTAAAATTAAGTGTAGATAGGAACCTTGACTTAAAAGTAAAAATTATTGAAGAGGAAATAGCAAAACTTGATAAAAGGATAGCATTTGGCAATTTTCTTCCAAAAATATCATTAGGATACAGTTATACTATGTTAAACAACAAAGTTATGGGTGAAGCTTTAGATACTGGAATACCTGCTCTGCCTGGATTTCCTGCAGCATTAGAGGGAAGGCTGCTTGATAAAAGTTTTTCTCTTTTCAATGTCAATGCACAAATGCCTATTTTTGTTCCATCTACATGGTTTTTATATAGTGCCAGACAAAAGGGAGAAAATATCTCTGTTCTTACTAGAGAGCTTACAGAAAAAATGATTAAACTCCAAACGATTGGAGAGTATTACTATATTCTTGCTTTAGAATCTGAAAGAGAATATTTATCCAAAGAACTGGCTTCTGCTCAGGAGTTAAATAAAAATGCCAAAGTTGCACTGGAAACTGAAAGTATTCTAAAATGGGAGTATGAGGGAACAGAGCAAATGGTCAAAATAAAAGAACATGCTTTGAAGCAAAATAAACGTGATCTTCAAAGTGCAAAAATTTCTTTGATGAATACCCTTAATCTTTATCCATTTTTAGATATCCAGCTGCAAAAACCATCTCCTTTCACAGAAAATAATATTTCTATGGAAGAAGCTGTTTATGAATCTTTAAAAAACAGCGATTTTATAAAAATAAGAGATACTGCTGTGGATATGAATGAGGATGCTGTAAAAATAGCAGTTACAAATTTTCTTCCAAAAATAGTTTTAACTGGAGGATATATAAATACAAGTAATGAAGCTCTAGCTGACCCTGATTTCTTTATGGGTACTCTTGGAGGATTCTTTTCTATATTTAATGGTTTTCAAAATGTAAATGAATATAAGAAAGCTAGAAAAAATCAGGAAATTTCTTTTATTAGAAAAGAACAGGAGATAATGAAGGTTATTTTTGAAACTGTCAATGCATATAATGTGTTGGAAAGTTCTAAAGAAGAAAGAGATATAGCTTCAAAAAATTATATTGTAAACAAAGGAAGATTTGAACAGAAAAAAGCTGAAAAAGAAGTGGGAGCTATTGATAACTGGGAATATATAAAAGCTTTAGCTGATTACGAACAAGCTTTAAGTATAAAAGAAAAAACTGAATATAAGTATCAAATTTCTCTTTCTTCTCTTAATATGCTTATGGGAAAATCTATATTTACAAAAGGAGAAAAGATATATGAAAAATAG